The DNA window AACCGCTGTTGCAACCGCAAGAGGCTTCGCAGCCATGACCCAGGCCGCAACCGCTGTTGCAACCGCAGGTGGCTTCGCAGCCGTTACCGCAGCCGCTGTTGCAACCGCACGAGGCTTCGCAACCGCTATCGCAACAGCCGTGCTTGCCATGCGATTTGAACAGTCCGCCAAAAATCGAAGAATGTCCGCCGCCCGAGCAGCACGACGGGGTCGAGCAACAGGTCGGGGCGCCACAACAGCCGCTATCGCAGCAGCCATTCGCACCGAGCATCGAGTTCAGCAATTCGAACCCGAAACCCTGCGAACAAAAAGCTACACTCATGACGAGGGTAGCAGCGAGGATGTTCCATTTCATAGAACCACGTCTCCAATAACGTGAGAGCTGAGTCACGGCGTTGTGCCGCACCCCGTTGCATGCCTCCCGATACATTTACTGCGTGCGAAGCGGGTGAAGCTTCTTCACGGGCCAGGTGTCGGCCGTATTTTTTCAGGCGGGTAGGATGTCGAGGGGTGTGGTAAAAGGTGGGACGCCGCCCACAGCTCTTACTTGTCCAATAATTGCGCCAGAACCGGTCGAGCCAATCCTTGACTCGATAAGTCCGCTCCGGTCGTTCTGACGCGCCGACTCGCACCGGTTGGGGTGCTTGGTTGGTGTCTTTGCGACAGCAGTAGGTATCGGACGCCCTATCAGAAACCCTTGAGTTCGCCGAAACAATTTTCAGTGAAAGAGTTACGGCGACGCTGGGGGAGACCCTGACGCTTCCGGGAGATAGGAAAACTGTAACGGTCATACGTTCGGTACAGTTTCCACAACCGCTACAAGCCGCCAGATAGTCGCTACCCAAACGACCCGCAACGGAAAGATATGCGGGTCCCGTAAACAGTAGTGAACCTGCCGGTTCTGCCGGAACACCCCGTTTTGCTCCCTCGACTGGCGGTCAGACGGGCAATTTTCTCGTCCGTCCGGTCCACGGATTTCAGTCAACCAGGGGGGCGCTGATCGTCCGCAACGGTGCAGGCGGTTCTTCCTCTGCGACCCGTTCCGGCGCCGGGGGCTCGTCAGAGGAGTCTTCGATACTCACCAGAGTGGCTTCTTCGCCGGCCGCCTCGCATTCCAGGCAGCAGCTGCAGCAACTGGCCACTTCTTGCGAAGCGCAGCAGCCGTCGCCCCCTGCTCCTTCAAAGCTTTTGGCCGAGCAGGAACCCGGACTTCCGCTCAAACTCGCCGGCAGGTAGTCGGCCAGCCGAGCTCCGACCTGGGGATAGGCCCGCACGGTGAACAACGTGCCGATTAGCAGGACGATCACGACCAGGAGAGCGCCTTTGCCGATCCAGCCGCCAATCGAACAGCCCGTTCGGCAGGCGCGGATCAAAGAACTGGTCGGTTTTTCAACAGCTTCCAGGGGCGTCGCGGTTTCATGCGGCATGAGTTTGACTTTCCAGAAAAGAAATTCCAGCAAGAGAAGGGAACATCATCTCCAGTAGACTACCGGAAAACCCAGCACCCTTCTGTAAGGCGTCATACCGATTCTCTCCGTCGGAACGTGCCAACCTTTCCGGCAATGAGCGGACGAACACGCTATTGATCCGGAGGGAATTGGTCGTGATATCGCCGCGTTACACAAACGGCTGCGCCGACGGTTTGACTACCACTTCGGGAACATTCGCACGGGGCGGCAGGCAGGCAATGGTCAGCACGACCGACGCCACGTCTTCCGGCTGCAGAATGCGGGCCCGATGTTCGGCCGTAACCGGCGTGGGGCGATTCTCCAGAATGGGCGTGTCGACTTCGCCCGGATAGACGTTCGTCACCCGGATGCCAGCGGCCGAATCCTCGTTGTTGACCCCGGTGCCCAGCGCGGCCATGGCGAATTTGGAAGCGCAATAAGCAATGCCGCCCAGTTCATAAGCTCGCAAGCCGGAGATCGAAGAGATGTTAATGATCAACCCCCCGCGACGAGCCCGCATCTGCGGCAGCACTGCGTGCATGCAGTTGTAGGCGCCAGTCGCATTCACGGCCAGCACCTGATCCCACTGCTCGGGCTCCATGGTCGCCATGGACCGGGTGGCAATGTTCATGCCAGCCGAGTTGACGAGAATATCCACGCCGCCCAGTTGAGTCTGGGCCCAGTCAAAGAAGGCATTCACCCCGTCGCGGTCCGCCACATCGAGCTCATGACATAGCGGCGGATGTTCGCCGCCAATCGCCGTCGCCGCTTCCTGCAGCTTGTCCAGTCGTCGACCGCCGAGGGCGACGCGGCATCCTTCCTGGGCAAAAAACCGGGCGATACTCAGTCCGATCCCGGTGCCGCCGCCTGTGATTACCGCCGTTTTACCTGCCAGTTTCATCGCGTCTTCCTTCTGCTTGACAAGGGAAAGCTTAAGCAGGCTATTGTCTACCGCACCCAGGGCGGAGCAACAAGGAGATACGCGAACAACCCGCACGAAGACGCCCAAGAAAGCCGACCCGGTCGGCAGGAGGCAGGCTGAACCGCCAGAGAACGCCGCAGAAAATACCGCCGGCCGGTAACTCCCACGGCGCAAAGAAAAAGCGGGCCAGGCCCGCTAAAGAAATGCGTTCGGCGTCGCCCGCAGGGGGAAACGCCACCTCACGCCCGCCCTGATGGCGGGGGCCCAGGTTGACCGCACCAGGTTGACCGCACCAGGTTGACCGCACCAGGTTGACCGCACCAGGTTGACCGCACCAGGTTGACCGCACCAGGTTGACCGCACCAGTTTGACCGCTACTTGCGCACGTGCAGGTCGTATTTCTGCGTGGACAGGCGGGTCGGATCTTCGTCGTCGTCGCCGATGTAGAGCGTTTTCGCGTCGTTCTCGCGCTTTTTAATCGCCTGCAGGATGGTGCGAGCGTCCCAGATCAGCACGCCGATGGCGGCTACAATCCAGACCGTGGCCTCGATCGGTTTCCCCATCAGCAGCAATACGTTAAACGGAGCAGCCAGCACGGCGGCCCAGGCAAACGTATAGATCCAACCCTGGCGGGTGATGGGAGTCAGCCCCCAGCCGAAAGTCTTGGGTCGGAACCATTCCGGTTTACCAAACATGGCGGGTTCCTTGAATTCCTGGACGTTATGCTGGCAAAACGCAACTGCTTTCCGGCCGCAGGCCAGTGCCTGGCCGCATCCCTTGCCAAGATTTCTGGCAAGTGTACCAAACAGTGGTCGATCTACGGGCGGATTTGCAGGGGTATTGCGGGAGGGATTTTGTGTCGCCGTGGTCATTGCTCGTTCTCCTTCGATGATCGTTATTCGCCCGCCGCCGCGGAAGATTGGAGCAGCGGCAAAGTTTTCTCCAAAATTCCCGAAACGACCTGCGCGACGAATCTCCCCCCAGCAATGGGCGGAAACCTCGACAAAACCTGCTAGCTTTCGAGAAGAGGGGGAAATAGAATTACAATCAATTGAGCGCTGCAAATTGCTGGGAAAATGACCCAAGTGAGGGGGTGTTTTTCAAGGCGTGGGGAGCGCCGTATCCTTTTCTTGGGGTTCAGACTGCAAGCGTCGTTGTATTAGTCGTTGTATAACTCGTCATCTAACCTGGCATTGTTTCGCAATTGTTTCGCAATCGGTTTTGGACTCAGGCGGTTTCGTAACCAGACGCCGTTTCGCAAAGTTTTACGCTCTCACGACGGGTAGCGAGCGACTGTCACAGGGGGACGCAGCACTTGCTTGAACTGGTAGCGATTGGTCCCGAGCCTGGGCAAGGCTGGAGACGACCTGTGCCCCAAGCCCAGACGGTCCGCCTTGGTCGTGCGCCGCGGAACGGCTGGGCCGTACCCTGGGACCTGCGCGTTTCCCGCGATCATGCAGATATCGAGCTGAAGAACGACCAGCTGCGCGTGACCTGCCTGGAACGGGCGTTGAACCCTTGCTATTTCGACGGCGAGATTTCGAAAGACTTCCTGGTAGCCGTCGGCGGCGAGTTCCGCATTGGCGGCACGACCTTCCGGGTGCTGAGCACCGATTCCGAACTGCATCCCCAGCCGGTGGTCCCTGAAACTCCACTGATGGAGTACAGCTACCGTCACGAGGACGCCAAAGGCTTCGACTTTCGCCGGGCCGATCATCGCCTCGACGTGCTCTGGAATCTGCCCAAAATCATCGCCATGTCGCGGACCGATGAAGAGTTCGCCCAGCACCTGGTGGGGCTGCTGCTCGATGGCATTCCTCGGGCCGAAGCGGCGGCCGTTGTACAGTACGGCGTGGGCGAGGACGCCGACAACACCAAGCCCCTGATGATGCGGCTCGACAGTCGGAACCAGGACTCCACCCGCCTGCGTCCCAGCCGACGCCTCATTCTGACCGCCCAGGAACGGGGCGAAACGATCCTGCACCTGTGGTCCGATGCGGCCGCCGGCGATTCCAAGTACACCGTCAGCGGCAATTTCGACTGGGCCTTTTCCACCCCCATTACCGACGCCGCCTCGGCTGGCTGGTCGCTGTATGTGTCGGGCCGGCTCTGGCCCGAAGCCAACGGCGCCGAAGATCTCAACGGCGACATCCGCTTCACCCAGTTCATCGCCCAGGTGGTCGGCGCCATTCGCCACATGCGGCAACTGGAATCGCAGCAGGCCACCTATCGCCAGTTCTTCTCGCCCAAAATCATCCGCCAGTTCGCCGGACGCGGAGATATCAACAAGCGGCTGGAACCGCGGGAAGCCCAGGTTACGGCCCTGTTTTGTGACCTTCGCGGTTTCTCCCAGAAAGCAGAAGACGGCCAGCACGACCTGCACGACCTGCTGCATCGCTGCAGCGATGCGCTAGGCTTTATGACCGAAGCCATTCTGGGCCACGACGGAGCCATTGCCGATTTCCAGGGCGACGCCGCCTTGGGCTTCTGGGGCTGGCCCGTCGATGAAGGGCCGTTGCCCGCCTGCCGGGCGGCCCTGCAGATGCACGACCTGTTCCGCCGGGTGCGGCGGCAGCCAAACCATCCGCTGTCGGACTTTTTCATCGGTATCGGGATTGCCCATGGCAACGCCATCGCCGGCAAAATCGGGGCCCAGGCGGTGGCCAAGGTCGGTGTGTTTGGGCCGGTCGTCAATCTGGCCTCGCGGCTGGAAGGACTCACGAAGATCCTGAAAGTGCCGATGCTCGTCGACGAGGTCACCGCCCGCATGGTGCGTGAAAATGCGGACGAAATGAACGGCGCCCGCTGCCGCCAGATGGCGACGATCGCTCCCTACGGCATGAAGACCTCGGTGCAGCTGTCGCAACTGCTGCCGCCTGCCGGCGACGACGACATTCTGACCGACGATCAGATCGTGCTCTACGAAGCGGCCCTGACCCTGTTCAATCAGGGCGACTGGCGCCGCTCGCGGGAACTGCTTGAAGAGATGCCCGCCTGGGACGGCGGACGCAAGTTCCTGCTCAAAACGATGGGCCATCGCGAAGATCCGCCCGACAGCTGGCAAGGCGTGATCGCCATGACGTCCAAATAACCGGGACGTCGCCAACCTGTAATCGGGACGTCGCCAAGCTGGACCGGACCCGTTCCAGCAGCCCGCCTGCGGGAACCTTGAACGCCTGGCGGGAATCTGGCTCGCCGGCTTACATGCCGGCCGGGGGAGCCGCCTGGTGGGGAGCGTGCGAGTGAAAGTAACTCTCCACGACCGGCTGGTGCGGATAGCCGCGGCTATCGCCAGCGCTATACCCATAACTGGCCGCCGGGGCGCAGTTCTGGCAGCAGTTACGGGCGTGGTAGCCTTCGCCGTTGCCGTGGCCCATCTGGCGGTTAAAGCTAACAATGTGATCAAAGATTCCAGCTTCCGTGCCTTCCGTGACGACTCCTCCAAGCGCTACAGCCAGCAGCGCGGCAGTTCCAAAACGTCGCATGATTCAATTCCAGGGGAGAGAGGCGGTTGGCAAACCCAGGCGACCGCTGTCGCCAGCGATCCCGGCGCCTGCGACCGGGGGAAGGGACCCCGGCGAAGAACACCGTGCGTGCTGGCGGAATGCTCGATCCTGAGCCTCCCGCGCAGCGCGACCTGGTAGTCCTATCGAACGCCAGCTGGCCGCCACCTGAAGAAACTCGTCGCCACTGTCGGAAGTTTGGCGAATCCAGGGGAGACACAACCGTCCTGACGATCACCCGGATTGTGCATCTTGCGCAGTCAAGGTATTTGCCCCGGGCGCCGCATTTGCCCTGCAAAACGCTGGTGATCTGCGTTGCCGCGCCGTTGCATGATCGGGACAGGAGTCATAAAATACGATCCCCCTGTCGGCCCAAAATCCTCCCGCCACCGCAACCTGCATGGCTTCGACCTCTGATTTTCTCGCTTTTGGTGCGGCAGTACGAGCCGAGATTGATCGGGCGCTGGCGGCTGCGACCGCATACAGCCCCGATGTTCCCACCCGGCTGGGTGCCGCCATCCGGCACAGTCTTCTGGCCCCGGGCAAGCGATTAAGGCCCATATTGGTGTTAATGTCGGCGGAAGCTAGCAGTTATAATAGAGAGCTGGCAATGCCGGCGGCCTGCGCTGTAGAAATGGTCCACGCCTATTCGCTGATTCACGACGATCTGCCCGCGATGGACGACGACGACCTGCGGCGGGGACGCCCCAGTTGCCATGCGGCCTTCGACGAAGCCACCGCCATCCTGGCTGGCGACGCCCTGCTGGCCCAGGCGTTTGAAACGCTGGCCGACGGGATTCGTCCCTCCGACAGGGCGGCTCGCTGCTGTGCCGTACTGGCGAAAGCGGCCGGACCGGCGGCTCTGGTGGGCGGGCAAGCCGATGATCTTTCGTCGCAAGGCGAAGGGGGAATCGCACACCTGGAACATATCCACCGCCGCAAAACGGGAGCCCTGTTCCGCGCCAGCCTGCAGCTGGGGGCGATTGCCGCCGGGGCCGACGCCGACAAGCTCCAGGCGCTGGATACTTACGGGGAAAAAATGGGACTCGCCTTTCAAATTGTCGACGATCTGCTCGACCTGGAAAGCGATGAAGAAACCTTGGGAAAACGCACGCAAAAAGATTCCCAGCAGGGGAAGCTCACCTTTCCTGGTCTGCTGGGCGTTGACGAAAGCCGTCGTCGGGCCGAACAATTGATCGCCGACGCCTGCCGGTCGCTGACGCTGTTTGGTCCGCAAGCGAGCCGCTTGGAAGGGCTTGCGCATTACGTCCTGGAAAGGAAGCACTAACGACCATGCATCAACTCCTGTCGAAAATTGAATCCGCCATCCAACTGCACGAGATGTCGAATGCCGAACTCGAGCAGTTAGGCGGCGAGATTCGCGAGGTCTTGTGCAACCTGCTTTCCACCCGCACCGCCCACTTCGCCTCGAATCTGGGCGTGGTCGAGCTCTGCCTGGCGATGCACAGCGTCTTTGACTTCCGCACCGATCGCCTGATCTGGGATACGGGCCACCAGATTTACCCCCACAAACTGGTTACCGGCCGCTATCACGAGTTCAGCACGATCCGCACCCGCGGCGGCCTGATGGGGTATCCCAACCCCAAAGAAAGCGAATACGACCTGTTCATGACGGGCCACGCCGGCTGCTCCGTGTCGACCGTGCTGGGCCTGCGTTCAGGCGACGATCTGCTGCAGCAGTCGGAACGCCGTTCGGTCGCCGTGATTGGCGACGGAGCCTTCCCGTCGGGTATTGTCTACGAGGCGATGAACAACGCCGGCGGCATGAAGGCCGACGTTACCGTCATTTTGAACGATAATAAAATGTCGATCTGCCCCCGTGTCGGCGGGCTGGCGACCTATCTCGATCGGCTCCGCACCACGCCGTTTTACACGGGCCTCAAAAACGAAGTCGTCCGCGTCCTCAACATGGTGCCGGTCCTGGGCGATCCGACCGAACGCTTCCTGGCCCAGTTGAAAGAAGGGGTCAAAGCCGGGCTGCACGGCGGCATGCTGTTTGAAGACCTGGGCTTCCGCTACATCGGCCCGATCGATGGCCACAATATCGCCGTGCTGCGGAAGTACCTGCAGATGGTGAAAAACCTCAAAGGCCCCGTCCTGCTGCATGTGGTGACGGAAAAGGGCCATGGCTTCTCGCCGGCCGCTTCCGATCCGGTCTACTTTCATACGCCGCCCGCCTTCCAGGTAGAAAACGGCCAGCCCGCCCCCAAAGCGTCCGGCGGCTCCAAGGCGTTCACCCATTACGCCAGCGATTCCATTGCCTGCCAGATGCGGCGTAACCCCAAGGTGACCGTGCATACGGCCGCCATGTGCCAGGGGAACAAGCTGGAGCCGGTCCGCGACGAATTCCCCGATCGTTTCTTCGATGTGGGCATTTGCGAATCGCACGCGGTCGCCTTTGCGGCCGGGCAGTGCAAAGCCGGTCTGCGGCCGATCGTCGATATTTACAGCACCTTCCTGCAGCGTAGTTACGACCAGATCTTTCAGGAGGTCGCCCTGCAGAACCTGCCGGTCGTGTTCATGATGGATCGGGCCGGCCTGACCGGTCCCGACGGACCGACGCACCACGGCCTGTTCGACATCGCCTACATGCGGGTGTTCCCCAACATGGTCGTCATGGCCCCTGCCGACGGGCCGGAACTTTCGGCCATGCTGGAATACGCCGTCGATCACGATTCGCCCTGCAGTCTGCGTTATCCTAAAACGTCCACAAGCGATCTCCAGCGCGAGCGGCCGCCGATTGAACTCGGCAAAGCGGAAACTGTCCGTCAGGGCGACGACGGCGTGATCGTTTCCTGCGGCGCCCTGCTCAGCAGTTGCCTGGAAGCGGCCGAACAGCTGGCCGAAGAAGGCCTGCAGATCAGCGTGGTCAACGCCCGCTTTATTAAACCGATCGACACCGAAATGGTACGCCGGACCGTGACGGAAAGTCCGTTCGTGGTGACGGTCGAAGAAGGCTGCCTGCAGGGCGGCTTTGGCAGTGCGTTCCTGGAAGCGGCCAGCGACGCGGCCTTGGATACGCGGCACGTGCGACGGCTCGGTATTCCCGATCTGTTCGTTGAACATGGCGAACGGGAAGACCTGCTGGCCGACTACCATCTGACCCCCACCGGTCTGGTAGCTGTCTGCCGGGAGATGGCCCAGGGCGTCGAAGTTTCCGGCGCCGCCCACTAAGAAACCCCACGAGAAGGACCGCGGAAACCCCGGTCCCGAAGAGGAATTCACCACAGAAAAAAGATGAGAGAGTGTTCTAGAAACCGGACTCTACTGGTGCGTCAAGTTTCAATTTCAGGTTTGGCCATTTTCGCGCGAGCCGCTGTTCCTTTTAGTTAACCGTGGCTATCGCCAAAACGGCTAATTGGAAGAACCCGAACTCTTTGCCTTGACGCACCACTACGTCCGCCCGAGGTTTCCTGGTTTTGTTCATTCTCCCTGTTTGTCTCGGCAAGCTCGGTGGTGAGCTTCCTGCCGAACAGCTCGCCCTTGAGCACGAGCTTCCTTTTGCGTGTTGAGCGAAAGTCGCTTTCGGTCTGCTTGTTCAAGTGTTGCCTGTCAGAGCGACGGGCCGGCTGGCGGGTTCGCCGTCGAAGAG is part of the Lignipirellula cremea genome and encodes:
- a CDS encoding adenylate/guanylate cyclase domain-containing protein, with amino-acid sequence MPQAQTVRLGRAPRNGWAVPWDLRVSRDHADIELKNDQLRVTCLERALNPCYFDGEISKDFLVAVGGEFRIGGTTFRVLSTDSELHPQPVVPETPLMEYSYRHEDAKGFDFRRADHRLDVLWNLPKIIAMSRTDEEFAQHLVGLLLDGIPRAEAAAVVQYGVGEDADNTKPLMMRLDSRNQDSTRLRPSRRLILTAQERGETILHLWSDAAAGDSKYTVSGNFDWAFSTPITDAASAGWSLYVSGRLWPEANGAEDLNGDIRFTQFIAQVVGAIRHMRQLESQQATYRQFFSPKIIRQFAGRGDINKRLEPREAQVTALFCDLRGFSQKAEDGQHDLHDLLHRCSDALGFMTEAILGHDGAIADFQGDAALGFWGWPVDEGPLPACRAALQMHDLFRRVRRQPNHPLSDFFIGIGIAHGNAIAGKIGAQAVAKVGVFGPVVNLASRLEGLTKILKVPMLVDEVTARMVRENADEMNGARCRQMATIAPYGMKTSVQLSQLLPPAGDDDILTDDQIVLYEAALTLFNQGDWRRSRELLEEMPAWDGGRKFLLKTMGHREDPPDSWQGVIAMTSK
- a CDS encoding SDR family oxidoreductase, coding for MKLAGKTAVITGGGTGIGLSIARFFAQEGCRVALGGRRLDKLQEAATAIGGEHPPLCHELDVADRDGVNAFFDWAQTQLGGVDILVNSAGMNIATRSMATMEPEQWDQVLAVNATGAYNCMHAVLPQMRARRGGLIINISSISGLRAYELGGIAYCASKFAMAALGTGVNNEDSAAGIRVTNVYPGEVDTPILENRPTPVTAEHRARILQPEDVASVVLTIACLPPRANVPEVVVKPSAQPFV
- a CDS encoding polyprenyl synthetase family protein, whose product is MGAAIRHSLLAPGKRLRPILVLMSAEASSYNRELAMPAACAVEMVHAYSLIHDDLPAMDDDDLRRGRPSCHAAFDEATAILAGDALLAQAFETLADGIRPSDRAARCCAVLAKAAGPAALVGGQADDLSSQGEGGIAHLEHIHRRKTGALFRASLQLGAIAAGADADKLQALDTYGEKMGLAFQIVDDLLDLESDEETLGKRTQKDSQQGKLTFPGLLGVDESRRRAEQLIADACRSLTLFGPQASRLEGLAHYVLERKH
- the dxs gene encoding 1-deoxy-D-xylulose-5-phosphate synthase; this translates as MHQLLSKIESAIQLHEMSNAELEQLGGEIREVLCNLLSTRTAHFASNLGVVELCLAMHSVFDFRTDRLIWDTGHQIYPHKLVTGRYHEFSTIRTRGGLMGYPNPKESEYDLFMTGHAGCSVSTVLGLRSGDDLLQQSERRSVAVIGDGAFPSGIVYEAMNNAGGMKADVTVILNDNKMSICPRVGGLATYLDRLRTTPFYTGLKNEVVRVLNMVPVLGDPTERFLAQLKEGVKAGLHGGMLFEDLGFRYIGPIDGHNIAVLRKYLQMVKNLKGPVLLHVVTEKGHGFSPAASDPVYFHTPPAFQVENGQPAPKASGGSKAFTHYASDSIACQMRRNPKVTVHTAAMCQGNKLEPVRDEFPDRFFDVGICESHAVAFAAGQCKAGLRPIVDIYSTFLQRSYDQIFQEVALQNLPVVFMMDRAGLTGPDGPTHHGLFDIAYMRVFPNMVVMAPADGPELSAMLEYAVDHDSPCSLRYPKTSTSDLQRERPPIELGKAETVRQGDDGVIVSCGALLSSCLEAAEQLAEEGLQISVVNARFIKPIDTEMVRRTVTESPFVVTVEEGCLQGGFGSAFLEAASDAALDTRHVRRLGIPDLFVEHGEREDLLADYHLTPTGLVAVCREMAQGVEVSGAAH